GCCTTGAGTCCCCTCCAATACCAGTCCCGCCCCGCCACCCCCGCctgtccctcccactccccagtcCCACCTTGGTTCTGTGCGGTTGATGAGTTCCGACACCTGCTGTAAATACCCGGTCCCGTACACCACCACAGGCTCAGAATCCCCCAGCTCGAGTGGAGACAACAAGAAAGACAGGAACTCCAGCCAGTCCATGGAGGGTGCTAGAGCCTGAAAGCAGAAACTCTTCAGGCTTCCCTGCTTTCCCACTGGGCTCCCAACAGACTCTCCCCCACTGATTTACTATAGCCTGGGCAGCCTTCCCATCGCCATAGTAACAGTTACTGGCTGTTTGGGGACCCCTTCCTGCAATAAGTGCTTTTCCAGGCCTGAATGCCCTGCAGTCTGGGAGCCTAACCACTTATTATACGAGGAAAGCCACTATGTGTGATACTCAGCTTGGGCacagaaattcaaatattttcatgCTGGTTGATAAAACACCACTTCCCCAACACGTCCCACATACCTGGCCTCTCTCTAGCATCTCCTTTCCCAGTCTTTCCGTAATTCATTACCAAAAGGGTTGGTACAGGAGGGGGATTAGGAGATACTTCCATACACATTCTGATTATTTTGTAGATATCTCAtcaatttgtttttccctttgcttCCTTGTTCACTTggtttggaactcacagaaatccttctgcctcagtctcccaaatgttggggttataggtgtgaAGTACTATGCCTGTCTggctaaacattttaaatacaagcTCTGTAGTCCTGGACAACAGGAAAGAGACTAAAGGATGGCCTTGAGAGAGGTGGCTTAAAATGTTGACCATCTTTCTTTCCAGGGTAGCCATACACATCTGGAAACCTCACAACATCAGGAAACGGGAAGGACTGGCTGCCTCGGGAGGATAAGGAAACGGGCGGGGTGGTCTCTGTCAAGGGCTGCCCTCTCCCTAACATCTCTAGCACCCTGCCTAGCCCACCTGCAGCTCCGAGATGCTCATCTTGTGATAGATCTTCTCTTCATCGCGTCGCTGGTCCTGGGGCACAGTGATGTTAGCCAgttgtatctccagctccagaactTGCTGCATCTGCTCCCGGGTAGAGGCTGGCTGTCCACCCAGCAGCACTCCCAGCTCCTCCATGTAGTCCAGGTAGGCTGTGAGCACCTGCGAAAGCCCCAGTCATCCCAAAGTCAGCCGCAAGCCCTGCTCAAGCCTAAGGTCTGCTCTGGCCCTCACCACTTGCCATCATTTCTTTGGCTTATGCACTTTCCGGAAGTCTTGGTAGCTCTGTTTAATTTCTGATCTGCTGCTGACCACTGTCTGCTTTGACTTAATTACCTGTGTGTTTATCATCTGTTCCCCTCAGTGGGCACTGTTCAAATTTTGTCAGCTGTTCTCCGCTGCATCCCAAGAGCTTGGATCAGGGCCAAGCACAGAACGGGTCCCCTGTAAATATTTACCCAATGGATGGACTCCCATAGTCCTTTGCCTTCTCATTCCCTAATGCCCTTCTAATTGCCCCAGTCCATCAGGGCCATGTGCTTTTACTTGAACAGTTGGATGCATCCTGCAAGGCGTCTGCCCCTTTGACTCCCCTCTATCTCTTGCCCTAACAGGTCTCCAATGCGCTTTTCTCATCCTCCCTGTAtccaagggagagaaaaagcacaGAAACAGAATATTTATCCTGAACATTATATATTCACAGACCAGATAGCTAAGGGGATTGCATATAATGTATCTTGTCCAACACCCTCATAGCAATTCCATAAATCAATACAAGTTCCAGTTTCCATAGGGGGAACAAACTTGAGGCAATGAGGTAAGGACTCCGTTCACAAAGGACCCCTGACAGGGTCAGAGGGTGTGGAAACCTGAGCACTACCTGGGCCCAACATGAACTCAGGTTGCCTCAGGCCAGGCTGGCGCCATCAGGACAAGGCCTGTGGGGTTTGCTCGCCACTGGAATCTTGGGTTCAAGAACAATGTCTTCCTATGACAGTTGTTCACCCAGTATTTATtgaggaaaggggaaaaacatACAGATAGATCATCAGCTCTGGCCAGCAGCCACCTCTATGGCTCCCctccttcctatctatctatctatctatctatctatctatctatctatttatttatttatttattttggtttttcgagacagggtttctctgtggctttggagcctgtcctggaactagcttttgtagaccaggctggtctcgaactcacagagatccgcctgcctctgcctcccgagtgctgggattaaaggcgtgcgccaccaccgcctggctccttccttcctttttaagacaggatctcactgtatagcccagagtggttttgaactcacaattctcctacctcagctttcaagtgctagaattaccgGTATCCACCACCATGCTGGGCTTTCTTCCTACTCCTGAGGTGAAGTCCCACCCTGGGCTCACTCAAGGCTAAAGGCCTCTGCTTTTCTTCACTGAAAAGTTTCTGATCTCTTGCTATTcactcttttgttgttattgttcttttgacttttcgagacaaggtttcttgtgtagttttggctgtcctgtaacttactctgtagaccagtctggcctcgaactcacagagatccgcctgcctcttgcctcccaagtgttgggattaaaggtgcacaccccccccccccagaaataGTCATTCTTTATCCTACAAAACCTCTCCTTTCCCCCACTCTCTTTATTGTTGCTGGTGACAGAAGGGTATCAATCTATCTAGCCTAGCTTCTAAGGGGGCTATAGTTAACCCAGTCAAGGATCTGGTGTGAGGACCTTTCTCTTCCTACAGTTTAAggcttacttcttttttttttttttaatatttatttattatgtatacaatattctgtctgtgtgtatgcctgaaggccagaagagggcaccagacctcattacagatggctgtgagccgccgggcggtggtggcgcacgcctttaatcccagcacttgggaggcagaggcaggtggatctctgtgagttcgagaccagtctggtctacaagagctagttccagaacaggctccaaaaccacagagaaaccctgtctcgaaaaaagaaaaaaaaagaaaaaaaaaaaaaaaccagatggctgtgagccaccatgtggttgctgggaattgaactcaggacctttggcagagcagacaatgctcttaaccgctgagccatctctccagccctaaggctTACTTCTGAGACCTTCTTGAATCCTCCACACTCCTAGCTTTGATCCTATCTCAGCCATTGCACAACAGCTTCCCCTGTTATGGCAACAGGCTTCCTGCCTAAGGAAACCCAAGATGCaatgaaaattaaacacaacagccgggcggtggtggcgcacacctttaatcccagcacttgggaggcagaggcaggcggatctctgtgagttcgagaccagcctggtctacaagagctagttccaggacaggctccaaaaccacagagaaaccctgtctcgaaaaaatcaaaaaaaaaaaaaaaaaaaaaaagaaaagaaaagaaaagaaaatcaaacacaaGGCCTGTTCTACAGCAATGGGCAACATGGTTCTTCCCTGCATtctcctgcacacacacgcataaacATACAAGCATGTATGCAGGCATGGCCTCCTACTCATAtcagggaggagacagctcttgaGAGTAGGTCCTCTCATGTCACCTTGTGGGAGCTGGGAGTCGAAACCTGCACCTGCTGGGCCATCGCTCCAGGGGCCCATTTCCCTTCTTTTGGAGTAAAGCCAAAACTTGTCAGCTATGGtaatgcaatgtgtgtgtgtgtgtgtagtcctagcgctctggaggctgaggcaataAAATCACTAAAGTCCAAGAGTAAAGACCAGTCTGGGATACACtataagatcctgtctcattaaaaaaatgaaagaaaaaattaaattcctaAATTCTGTCCAGAAAGGTCACCTTCACCTATgtcatttcctctctccttcagTCTGACAACAGGCTGTCCACCTTCCTTCCTCAGAGCCTGTCAGATCTGCTTCCTCTGTGGGCCCCTCTTCCTCTGTGTCAGCCTACCCTCCCCCTCAGTCAGGGCTAGTTCCCGGTTGGAATCAAACTGGGAGCCTCAGGTGTCTCCTCTGTAGTTGTCCCAATGACTGTAACCAAAATATTGTCTCAAGCTGTTTCACACTCCCTCCCCCATGGAGGGAGCAGCAGCGGTCTCATTCACACGTATCTAGAGGAGGCTCTGGCTGAGAAGTGGGGTAATGTTAATGAAGGCCTGGCAGAAGGACACAGGACTCTCCAGCTGGTCTACTCAGCAGGACACTGTTTCTTCCACTGCTCCCACCTGTCCCACACCTTTGTCTACATGTGTTAAAGGAGAAGCCCTGAGCTTCTGGTTCCCTTCACAGTCCTCGCCAGCACTCCACCAACTTCCGTGGCTGCCTACTGACCTCTCACACGGAAGGTGGCCGCCTTCCTCAAACTCACACGTCTAAAGTGAGAGACTCCCCCACACTATCTGTTCTACACAGGAGCAGCGGCTGCTACCCTACACCTCAAACCTATGCTTCCAGCCGggtagtagtggcgcacgcctttaatcccagcactcaggaggcagaggcaggcggatctctgtgagtttgaggccagcctggtctacaaagggagttccaggacaggttccaaagctacagagaaaccctgtctcgaaaaacaaaacaaaacaaaacaaaaaaacctatgcTTCCCTTTTTACAGAGAAGGAACGAGCCTCAGAGACACCAAACAGTTACAACAAGCAGGAGAGCTGAACTTAAAATCCAGGTCTAGTTTCAAAGTCGCTCCTTGTCTTGTGATATCACACTGTCTCCAGGTCCCCAAGTTCTCCAGGCTGAGTCTTCTACAGATACCACGGATGTCCTAAGGCCCAGTCCATTCCACCATCACTCAGCCTTCTAGCTGTGATCATCCTTAGTGCCTTCATCTTCTAACATCTAGTAACCAGCAAGCCATGATACTAACTCCCTGCCACTCCCTCACCTGGGCCCTTACTGACTGAGCCCAGGCGCTGCAAAGACTTTTGGCTCCAGGCTCCTCTCTCCCCTGCTTCTTCTTACTCCACACACACTGGCTTCCCAAGGCACTGCTAACcacatccctccatccctcctctggAGCCTGGAGGCGACTCTTTGGGGCTGCAGAATGAATCTTTGAAGCCCTCGAAATCTTCTCCATAACCAGTCACTGGCCACCTTCTAGTCTCCCATGTGCTCAGGAGCACGTCCTGACAAAACATGCTTCTTGTTTACATACATTTCAAACACATCCAGCTGCTCTGGCTTCGGCATTTTGCCCAACACATCCTCTCTACACAGAATGCCCTCTGTTGCTCCCTGCACCTTTCCCCATGGTCCAAACACACTAAGCCTTCTTCCTTTGAATACTTGTTCAACCTATCTCTAAGTAGGATGACCTCTGCTGATTctttatagtcttttttttttcaaaattacatctatttatttatctatttattggtttttcgagacagggtttctctgtagctttggggcctgtcctggaactagctctgtagaccaggctggccttgaactcacagagatctgcctgcctctgtctccagagtgctgggattaaagtgtgcgccaccaccacccgaccatctatttatttatagttgtatgtgtgtgtgtgtgtgtgtgtttgcctgagtGTTGAGGACAAAGGAAATCTTGGAGAAgatagttctctctttccatcatgtgtcctagggattgaattcaggtcaccagTTTTGACTgcagtacctttacctgctgagccatggtGCTGGcccacttctttgtttttataggGCCCAACTCAAATGTGATCTCATAACGGAACTTCTCGATGCCTGCATCTCACCTAAGTCCTAGAGACCTAATGAACCGTGTTCTCAGGTACTTAGGTCCATGTATCTATTGATATCAAAAACTTTCTGTGACAGTGACTTTGAAACCGACATCTCAGAATTGCTCCCGAGCATCTGGCATACAGTAGGTGCCCAAAACACgtcttcccagggctggggatgtcTAGCATGggggaggccctgggtttgattcccagcaccacaaatgcaaagaaaataatttttttctggaagaaagaataggaagaaaagaagagaaggaagaagagaagcaaggcgaggagagaagaaagagtaaagGACAGTCGGCTTGCTAGCCAGGCAGCACAGTAGCCTCCCGTTCCTTACTCTGGCCCTAGGCAAAGAGAAAAGTACATAGAGATTAGCTAGCTCAGCAAGGGACGGGGATAGGAGTTCTAGGATGTGCCTTACTTTCTCATTGGCAGTTCTATTTAGGTAGTAATCTCGAGAGGGCAGGAAAAGCCCAGACTGGTCCACCTGCAACAGCAAGGGGTAAAGGTTAGTCTCCCCCACTTTAAACCCAAGACTCCTGCATATGGGGAGGGAGGTATCTGCCTTTCTGTCACAGTAGAGGGGAATCTTGGCTCTCTTGGCAGAGGGTCCACGAGTCCCTACCCTTCTCCCAGCCAGGCACCTGGATGACATTGCTGTTGGAACTCTTAGAATCAGCACTGACGTAGACGGTGAAGAAGGGGGTGGCTCTATAGGTCCCCGCTACTGCCTTTAGCACTTCCATGAAGTTGTCCTCATCCCAAGGCCCTGTGATGTTCCAGCCACCGATCTGAGTAGAGATCACAAGTGAAATCTCTGGTCCAGGGATTACCAAAGCTTCCTTGGACCGCATCCTGTCCCTCCTGCTCCTCTTGCCCGAAGCCCACCCAGGGCCCCTGCCTTGTCAATGAGGTCTCGAAGTGGCTGGGCTCCTAGCTTCTCAATACGCTCCAGCTGTAGGCAGGACAGGTAGAAGCGCCGTGTCTTTCGTTCAGCTTCACTGCTGGAATTGAAAGTGGTATTCTCTGCAATGGGTAGAACACAGGAGAGGATCCAGGGAGCAGTTAGATTAACTGCTGTGAGGGAGCTGCTGGCCTTCATTCCTCTCTGGCTCACATAgatgtgtttgcatatatgtatgtatacatgtatatgcatgtttgtatgtatgtatgtatgtatgtatgtattttatggCACTGGGGATTGAATGTAGGGCCTttcacatgctagacaagtactgtCTCACTGAGCTAAAATTCCAGTCCTCTTTTTACTTTTGATAAAATCAAAAATAGGGTCTTAATAAttttctcaggctggccttaaccttctaatcctcctgcctcagtctcctgaataaCTGGAATTATTGGTGTACAGTAGCAAGCCAGgttctctctcccccatccctgTCTCTTTTGAAAAtagtctcattatatagctctgattggcctggaacttactacatagaccaggctagcctcagactcactgggattcacctgcttctgctccccAAGGGCAGggattttgaaacagggtctcactatgtagtagccctggctgccctggaactcactctgtagaccaggctggcctagaattcacagagatctgcctacctctgtttccatggctgggattaaaggtgtgcaccacccattAAGACTGAAAGAGCAAAGTGGGGTGTTCTTCCTCTGTTTGTGGAGACCCTCACAGAGGTCTCCGTTCTTCTCAGAGGGCCACCCCGTCTAGCCAGCTCCAGTTATCGAGAGCTCCTGCTCTCTGCATACCCTCCCTCAGAGAGTGTCACGGAACAATCCATCTAGTTCTTCACTCGTGGGTATTTGTTGAGGACCCACTCAGTGCTAGACCATGAATTAGACATGAAGCCCAAGATGGGCACAGCACTCCTGAAGTCAGCTCTCACCAAGCAGGTGCTTCAGTATGGCCTGGTTCTGGTCCCAGAGGCTGTTGAAGGTGTTCCAGCGGGAACGCCCGTTGGGCAGAGGGTTTCTTCTAATCCAGCCTCCACAGGAGAACTGATAAAAGTCCTGACAGGGGCTCACCCCACGGTCCAGGGATTCCAGGATTTTCCCAGCCACTCGAATGCAGGCTTCTGTGAGGCAGGTGTTATGGGTTGGGTCTGTGGCAGGAGACAGGTAGGAAGGAGACTGTCAgtcaggaagggagaagaaagcctTTTGGGGAAGGAAATGAGATCAGGAAGTTGGCAAAGTTAGCCCcaacaagaaaaatatttagaggTCCTTCGATTTCTGGACCCCACAGCTATGAGGTGTCCTGACAGGTGTGGGCCCACCTACCTCTGTGGTACTGGACCCCCAGAGCCACGAGGCAGCCCAaaagaagggcagccaggactagAGAGAGGCCTGCCAAGCCCAGCTCCAGCTGTGTGTGTGAACCCAAGAGTCGTCGTGTCCTCTTCTGGAACCCCACCTGGGGAGGACAGGACAGGGAGCAATTGAGCCGCATTGCAAGGACCCGAGATCACAGAAGTCCTCCTAGCAAATAAATATGAAGATACAGCCTGTTTCTAGAAGCAGGGAACATTTAAATAGCTAGTGGGGTTAACTTCAGGGCTCAAGAGCAAAGAGCCAGGGGAGCCTGTTTTGTGCAACGTCATGGCTTTGAATGGCCTCACCCTAGTCctggagcagaggccagagatggaGTGGAAACCTGGGGAGATGACCCACCAGAAGAGCCCAGAGCACATAGTTATGGCAGGCATCAGGCCAAGGGTGAAGCCTGAGGAGAAAGGGGGAATCCCCTTGCCCACCTCCAGTGAGTCCTGGGTGGCCCTGCCTTCTACTGGAGTCTCCGGTGTTTCTTCATCCCGAAGCTTGGCTCGTTTGTACTCCACCATCTGCAAACAGTTGAGGAGCGCCAACTGAGGTCAAGCAGCTAGGCCTTTTGCCAAAGGCCCTGCCCGGGGGACTGTCCCTCGCTGCTCCGGCTCCATCCTACCTACAGAGAGGGCCCTTCCCAGGTGCCGGGCTCTCAGGCTGGGTTCCCCTCTGATAGCATCTTCTCTAACCCGCATCAGAAGCCCCCATTTTCGCAAGCCGGAGTCCCTGCCAGATGCCGCCAGCTCACTCACACCCGCCCCTCCACACTTCATGCCCTTTCCACCCGGGTCCTCTCCCTTGGATCCCAGTGCCACCACTCACACTGCCTCCGCCACCCAGTTCATGCAGCGCGACATTCATGGTGTTGTGGAGCAGGGCCTGGCCGCGCCTTAGGGCTGGGGGAGGTTGACCCGCCCAGGAACTATGGTCCCAGCCACCCGTTGAGCCCCGGCACGGCCCTCCATCACAGTCACTGCTGCAGCCCCTGGCTTGGCCGCCGCGGCCCCGGCTTTTTCAAGTCTCCCCCACCCAGCGGCGCGCCCGGGGGTGGGAGCGAGGGGGAGGGGCGGAGCGCGCGCGGCTCCCAGCCAGCATCGGCGCCCAGACCGATACTGTGGATATTATGTTCCCTGCAACCGCTGCTCTCCATCAAGTCTGAGAGCCCCTCAGGCAAGCCACCCATAATTTGCTTTCCTTTGGTTGATGCCTAATCCCTGCTAATATTCTTTACCCGAACTCCCAAACTGCAGGCCTTCTCCGACACTTTTTAAACGCCATAGAGGAACCATGCCCCTGCGAGAAGCCTCTACCTACTAGCCTCTCTGCAGGGTTATTTTACAGCCAGCACATAGAGACAGACGCCACAGGCAGTTCACGCCTATACAGGTATCCACAGGATGTCTACAAAAGCACACAGACTCCAACCACaagtgcacacagagagacacagaaacgACTACACTGAAGATTCACAACGTATATATACAAAAGGCCACTGTCCCTGGgggcacacacaagcacatatcaAGGGTTAGGGCAGCATGCACTCTGCACATAGCCCCCACTAATGCCACTCTTACACATTGCTTCAAGATGGCACTTTTACTCTCCAAGATAATTGCTGTCATCAGATCATCTCATAAAGGGAGGGTTACAGATGGTGACAAATTGGCAGGGAAAAAAACAGCCATGCacagatatttaaagaaaagacatGCTAACACTTCTAACTCGGCAAGCAGTTTTATTTGGGAggtttacaagaaaaaaaaaataacacccaGCAATATTTAACTGAAACGCAACAGTGTGGCATCCATGCATCTGCCATCTGCCTTCCATATTGTCATCCCTTAAACAGGCAGGGGAGTGTGACAGTCTGTTGCACCAAGGAGTGCCTCATGTTTTTTACAGTGCTGGGGAGGGAACTGGGGCACTGAGTCACCGCCTCATCTTCCTCTCCCTAACCCCACTAAGGGAGTACAAGAATTTGATCGAAGGAAGCTTTAGGTAGAGGCAGTGAGTGATCATTTATTGATTCTTCACCTCGGTTCTCAGACATCGGACTGCAAGTGGTTCCAGCATGGAATATTCCTGTGGCTGAGAAAGATGCATGATGAATGGACTTGGCTGAGAATGGCTGGGCTACTTTCTGAGGCACTTTCTCATCCCCAAATTGCACAGTTTCAAGCAAGACAAAACCACAGTTCTGGAGTCAGACCCagcttccccatctgtaaaatggaagaGCAGTACCTACCTCAATGTGTGTTTCTAGAATGAAATGAAACCGTGCCTGGAAAGCGATTGGCATGTAAGGAGTGTATTATGGTTCAATCTGGCTTTTCAGGTACTGGGTCTTGAACCAAGAGCCCAGCATCTGCTGAAAGGTAATCTACCTCCTGATTATTGGAGGGCTTTAAAGGACTGTTCTTGAGGGCGgattgatggctcagtggttaagagcacaggccaCTCTTCTAGAGggccggagttcaattcccagcagccacgtaAAGGCTCACCACACCCTTcagtaactcaagttccaggggatccaacaccctcttctggcctccgcaggcattgcatgcacatgtcgcacaaacatacatgtaggcaaaacacccatacacacaaataaataaataaataaataaataaataaataaataaataaataagcaaataaaattttaaaaatgaaattaaagtttAAATACTGTTTTGGGGGATAACTTGTTTAAAATAAAGACGATTTTGGCTGAGTATGGAGGTGCACACTTTTAGTGCCCGCACtcccaaggcagaggcaggcgaatcgaTGCTAACTCAAGCCAGTCTAAGTCTACACACTGAATGCCTggccagcaagggctacagaGTGACGGGGTCTGCCTAAAAAATTATTACTAGCATTACCTCAAGGAAAAATATTACTAAATTGTCCAAGGTGACCCTAAAGTTTCAattcctctgcctcagtctccc
The Chionomys nivalis chromosome 3, mChiNiv1.1, whole genome shotgun sequence genome window above contains:
- the Ece2 gene encoding endothelin-converting enzyme 2 isoform X1 → MNVALHELGGGGSMVEYKRAKLRDEETPETPVEGRATQDSLEVGFQKRTRRLLGSHTQLELGLAGLSLVLAALLLGCLVALGVQYHRDPTHNTCLTEACIRVAGKILESLDRGVSPCQDFYQFSCGGWIRRNPLPNGRSRWNTFNSLWDQNQAILKHLLENTTFNSSSEAERKTRRFYLSCLQLERIEKLGAQPLRDLIDKIGGWNITGPWDEDNFMEVLKAVAGTYRATPFFTVYVSADSKSSNSNVIQVDQSGLFLPSRDYYLNRTANEKVLTAYLDYMEELGVLLGGQPASTREQMQQVLELEIQLANITVPQDQRRDEEKIYHKMSISELQALAPSMDWLEFLSFLLSPLELGDSEPVVVYGTGYLQQVSELINRTEPSILNNYLIWNLVQKTTSSLDQRFESAQEKLLETLYGTKKSCTPRWQTCISNTDDALGFALGSLFVKATFDRQSKEIAEGMISEIRSAFEETLGELVWMDEKTRLAAKEKADAIYDMIGFPDFILEPKELDDVYDGYEVSEDSFFQNMLNLYNFSAKVMADQLRKPPSRDQWSMTPQTVNAYYLPTKNEIVFPAGILQAPFYAHNHPKALNFGGIGVVMGHELTHAFDDQGREYDKEGNLRPWWQNESLTAFQNHTACMEEQYSQYKVNGERLNGLQTLGENIADNGGLKAAYNAYEAWLRTHGEEQQLPAVGLTNHQLFFVGFAQVWCSVRTPESSHEGLVTDPHSPARFRVLGTLSNSRDFLRHFGCPVGSPMNPGQLCEVW